The Euphorbia lathyris chromosome 2, ddEupLath1.1, whole genome shotgun sequence genome includes a window with the following:
- the LOC136217894 gene encoding uncharacterized protein: protein MSIEPFNRLVKLAARAFYDDFTTKGDNQPKMGRSDNRGIAVVVLDALTRRQWVREEDLAKDLKLHSKQLRRILRFFEEEKLVTRDHRKETAKGAKMYSAAVAATADQQTTREGEEKIKLHTHSYCCLDYSQIFDVVRYRLHRMRKKLKDELESKNTVQEYICPNCARRYTALDALRLISLVDEFFHCENCDGELVAESDTLAKQEGGDGDDNARRRRREKLKDMLQKVEVQLKPLMDQLNRVKDLPAPEFGGLQAWEARASAAVRANGDSSSNDPSKSSQGLGYGGTPMPFLGETKVEVAFSGAEGKEEDVKPDTTASALKVLPPWMIKQGMNLTKEQRGEVKQELKMDGSSAAQQFMDEKKPSNAHDDNKNIQDEYAKAYYAALFKRQQELEEAAKKPELSHAPISNDISESSSNRQVGIKSKREEDDEEDDVEWDEAPTAGHTTESYRVDLNMEAAEASGDDEDDVDWEEG, encoded by the exons ATGAGCATCGAACCTTTCAATCG GCTGGTGAAACTTGCGGCTCGGGCGTTTTATGATGACTTTACAACGAAAGGTGATAACCAGCCAAAGATGGGGAGGAGTGACAACAGAGGAATTGCCGTGGTTGTGCTAGACGCTCTCACAAG GCGGCAATGGGTTAGAGAAGAAGATTTGGCAAAGGATTTGAAATTGCACTCAAAGCAACTTCGTCGGATCCTGAGGTTTTTTGAAGAAGAAAAACTAGTTACACGAGATCACAGGAAAGAG ACAGCCAAGGGAGCAAAGATGTATAGTGCTGCTGTTGCTGCCACTGCTGATCAACAGACTAcaagagagggggaagaaaagATAAAGCTACACACACACTCTTATTGTTGTTTGGATTATTCACAG atatTTGATGTTGTAAGGTATAGATTGCACCGCATGAGGAAAAAGCTCAAGGACGAATTGGAAAGCAAAAATACTGTTCAAGAGTATATTTGCCCCAACTGTGCAAGAAG GTACACTGCCTTGGATGCACTACGGTTGATTTCTCTAGTGGATGAATTCTTTCATTGTGAAAATTGTGATGGGGAACTTGTGGCTGAGAGTGACACACTAGCTAAGCAAGAAGGAGGAGATGGAGATGATAATGCAAGGAGACGTCGACGCGAGAAATTAAAGGACATGCTTCAAAAAGTGGAG GTACAACTCAAGCCATTAATGGATCAACTTAACAGAGTGAAGGATTTGCCTGCACCTGAATTTGGAGGCCTTCAAGCTTGGGAAGCTCGTGCAAGTGCTGCTGTGCGGGCAAATGGTGATTCTAGCTCCAATGATCCCTCAAAATCTTCTCAAGGGCTAGGGTATGGTGGAACACCCATGCCATTTCTTGGAGAGACGAAG GTTGAAGTTGCCTTTTCCGGTGCTGAAGGCAAGGAAGAGGATGTCAAACCTGATACCACAGCTTCAGCACTTAAAGTTCTGCCACCATGGATGATCAAGCAGGGAATGAACCTGACAAAAGAGCAGCGTGGAGAGGTCAAGCAAGAGTTAAAGATGGATGGAAGTTCAGCTGCACAACAATTCATGGATGAGAAGAAACCCAGCAATGCTCATgatgataataaaaatatacaG GATGAGTATGCAAAAGCTTACTATGCTGCTCTGTTCAAAAGACAACAAGAGCTAGAAGAGGCTGCCAAGAAGCCAGAGTTGTCACATGCACCTATCTCCAATGATATTTCTGAATCATCCTCTAATCGTCAAGTGGGCATCAAGTCCAAACGTGAagaggatgatgaggaagatgatgTTGAATGGGACGAGGCTCCTACTGCCG GCCATACAACTGAAAGCTACAGGGTCGACTTGAACATGGAAGCAGCAGAGGCTTCAGGAGACGATGAAGATGATGTTGACTGGGAAGAAGGGTGA